The following proteins are co-located in the Diorhabda carinulata isolate Delta chromosome 4, icDioCari1.1, whole genome shotgun sequence genome:
- the LOC130892679 gene encoding anaphase-promoting complex subunit 5 isoform X1, protein MSSKEITSSNSKIILEMITPHRLTVSILIRNFCLYRDDEKFKEMDDQVLMCKYRRDFCVLILRLLQSPDLPLLELKNLLNSKKYVIPDSLMESFDQTLATLNEEGIGNLLDIVDSLVKIMSRSEDHPNSTSVIAKTSIAGYYIRRFIVYFEKLTFSEVVKVFEDFQAYYEEIQKCTNFLNPDDENTDSWSSTREQWSRRQAELFIATQAALLSNNEGKALPPPELQNRISNILKSNPDLSGAHFLAYLNYLRVDEYCGAIESLLHCFDRNVDPDVKCYNDEKSKRHRFAALNLAILQYHFGHTEEALASLKEAIQVSQEANDNICLQHALSWLYRLTKVNEDKLIIHCILKSSELSLSYTASLGLQTFGQYGCLHTGKTYAIFETLAKSDMINCQHNYKDLISNNYSMKSSLWQLYGKTEMSSLWSQLLLYQNMDSLSPGKAFYGEGYCLAVCNIANHLLVEGEYGLVNCVLNFAKKRFPHQPQSNVWMLCENIFVFTRSLHHEKFAEAESAAQKIMVMDKWEGYLRLAEVFFYKRDYVEADKCIEMLLNQYENDNTYKFSDRYYYVRAKIIKMEIQFATSYPDSIPSGIITVLNNCLIESQTSQLDYQTALIHLILANCMLHIGLTTQALGVLDKCLVQILGHGGCYDRARATLLYAKCLIADSSRLSNEERNKVIMRCAHMLEKVKDEFSKVEAKYRVKDVLFLQSQLYHWLNMKTERNKCALEYRLLDEEHTTKNIYTLVKYI, encoded by the exons atgtcttccAAAGAAATAACTAGCAGTAATTCAAAGATAATTCTAGAGATGATAACACCTCATAGATTAACCGTTTCTATATTAATacgaaatttttgtttgtatcgAGATGACG aaaaattcaaagaaatggATGATCAAGTGTTGATGTGTAAATATAGAAGAGACTTTTGTGTGTTAATCTTGAGACTTTTACAAAGTCCAGATCTTCCCCTTCTGGAATTGAAAAATCTGTTAAATTCCAAAAAGTATGTAATACCAGACAGTCTGATGGAATCATTCGATCAAACGTTAGCAACCCTAAATGAAGAAGGTATAGGCAATTTATTGGATATTGTAGATAGTTTAGTTAAAATTATGAGCAGATCTGAAGATCATCCAAACAGTACAAGTGTTATTGCGAAAACTAGTATTGCAG GGTATTATATCAGAagatttatagtttattttgaaaaattaacgtTTTCAGAAGTAGTTAAAGTGTTTGAAGATTTTCAGGCTTATTATGAGGAAATTCAAAAGTGTACTAATTTCTTAAATCCCGATGACGAAAATACAGATTCCtg GTCAAGTACAAGAGAACAGTGGTCAAGAAGGCAGGCAGAATTGTTTATAGCTACTCAAGCAGCTTTGCTTTCGAATAACGAAGGGAAAGCACTACCTCCACCCGAATTACAAAATAGAATAAGTAACATTTTGAAGTCTAATCCGGATCTGTCAGGAGCG cATTTTCTTGCTTATTTGAACTATTTACGTGTCGATGAATATTGTGGAGCAATCGAAAGTCTTCTTCATTGTTTCGACAGGAATGTTGATCCGGATGTTAAATGTTATAACGATGAAAAAAGCAAGAGACATCGTTTTGCTGCTTTGAACCTAGCAATCCTCCAATATCATTTTGGACATAc TGAAGAAGCATTGGCCTCCCTAAAAGAAGCAATACAAGTTTCTCAAGAAGCGAACGATAACATTTGTTTACAGCATGCGCTTTCTTGGTTATATCGACTAACTAAGGTCAATGAAGATAAACTTATTATTCATTGTATATTGAAGAGCTCGGAATTGAGCTTAAGCTACACCGCTTCATTAGGATTACAAACTTTTGGTCAATATGGATGTTTGCATACAGGAAAAACTTATGCCATATTCGAG ACACTAGCTAAAAGCGATATGATCAACTGTCAACACAACTACAAAGATttaatttccaataattattcCATGAAATCATCACTTTGGCAACTTTACGGAAAAACAGAAATGTCATCGTTATGGAGTCAATTATTGTTATACCAAAACATGGATTCCCTTAGTCCTGGCAAAGCTTTCTATGGAGAAGGATACTGTCTTGCAGTTTGCAATATTGCAAATCATTTGCTAGTTGAAGGGGAATATGGTCTCGTAAACTGTGTATTAAATTTTGCAAAGAAGAG aTTTCCTCATCAACCTCAATCGAATGTTTGGATgttatgtgaaaatattttcgtcTTTACGAGATCTCTACATCATGAAAAATTCGCTGAAGCTGAATCGGCCGctcaaaaaattatggttatgGATAAATGGGAAGGATATTTGAGATTGGcagaagtatttttttataaaagagaTTATGTAGAAGCAGATAAATGTATTGAGATGCTTTTGAATCAGTATGAAAACGACAATACTTATAAGTTCAGCGATAG atattATTATGTAAgagcaaaaataataaagatggAGATTCAGTTTGCAACATCATATCCGGATTCTATTCCTTCAGGAATCATAACTGTTCTCAATAACTGTCTCATCGAATCTCAAACGTCCCAATTAGATTATCAGACTGCGTTAATTCATCTAATTTTGGCAAATTGTATGTTACATATAGGTCTAACAACACAAGCGTTAGGAGTTTTGGATAAGTGTTTAGTTCAA ATTTTGGGTCATGGTGGTTGCTACGACAGAGCAAGAGCGACGTTATTGTATGCAAAATGTTTAATAGCAGATTCTAGTAGACTATcaaatgaagaaagaaataaaGTGATAATGAGATGCGCACATATGTTAGAAAAAGTTAAAGATGAATTCAGTAAAGTAGAAGCTAAATACAGAGTTAAGGATGTGTTGTTTTTACAG AGTCAACTGTACCATTGGTTGAATATGAAGACCGAGAGAAATAAATGCGCCCTCGAGTATAGATTATTAGATGAGGAACATACTACTAAGAACATATACACtttagttaaatatatttag
- the LOC130892679 gene encoding anaphase-promoting complex subunit 5 isoform X2, which produces MDDQVLMCKYRRDFCVLILRLLQSPDLPLLELKNLLNSKKYVIPDSLMESFDQTLATLNEEGIGNLLDIVDSLVKIMSRSEDHPNSTSVIAKTSIAGYYIRRFIVYFEKLTFSEVVKVFEDFQAYYEEIQKCTNFLNPDDENTDSWSSTREQWSRRQAELFIATQAALLSNNEGKALPPPELQNRISNILKSNPDLSGAHFLAYLNYLRVDEYCGAIESLLHCFDRNVDPDVKCYNDEKSKRHRFAALNLAILQYHFGHTEEALASLKEAIQVSQEANDNICLQHALSWLYRLTKVNEDKLIIHCILKSSELSLSYTASLGLQTFGQYGCLHTGKTYAIFETLAKSDMINCQHNYKDLISNNYSMKSSLWQLYGKTEMSSLWSQLLLYQNMDSLSPGKAFYGEGYCLAVCNIANHLLVEGEYGLVNCVLNFAKKRFPHQPQSNVWMLCENIFVFTRSLHHEKFAEAESAAQKIMVMDKWEGYLRLAEVFFYKRDYVEADKCIEMLLNQYENDNTYKFSDRYYYVRAKIIKMEIQFATSYPDSIPSGIITVLNNCLIESQTSQLDYQTALIHLILANCMLHIGLTTQALGVLDKCLVQILGHGGCYDRARATLLYAKCLIADSSRLSNEERNKVIMRCAHMLEKVKDEFSKVEAKYRVKDVLFLQSQLYHWLNMKTERNKCALEYRLLDEEHTTKNIYTLVKYI; this is translated from the exons atggATGATCAAGTGTTGATGTGTAAATATAGAAGAGACTTTTGTGTGTTAATCTTGAGACTTTTACAAAGTCCAGATCTTCCCCTTCTGGAATTGAAAAATCTGTTAAATTCCAAAAAGTATGTAATACCAGACAGTCTGATGGAATCATTCGATCAAACGTTAGCAACCCTAAATGAAGAAGGTATAGGCAATTTATTGGATATTGTAGATAGTTTAGTTAAAATTATGAGCAGATCTGAAGATCATCCAAACAGTACAAGTGTTATTGCGAAAACTAGTATTGCAG GGTATTATATCAGAagatttatagtttattttgaaaaattaacgtTTTCAGAAGTAGTTAAAGTGTTTGAAGATTTTCAGGCTTATTATGAGGAAATTCAAAAGTGTACTAATTTCTTAAATCCCGATGACGAAAATACAGATTCCtg GTCAAGTACAAGAGAACAGTGGTCAAGAAGGCAGGCAGAATTGTTTATAGCTACTCAAGCAGCTTTGCTTTCGAATAACGAAGGGAAAGCACTACCTCCACCCGAATTACAAAATAGAATAAGTAACATTTTGAAGTCTAATCCGGATCTGTCAGGAGCG cATTTTCTTGCTTATTTGAACTATTTACGTGTCGATGAATATTGTGGAGCAATCGAAAGTCTTCTTCATTGTTTCGACAGGAATGTTGATCCGGATGTTAAATGTTATAACGATGAAAAAAGCAAGAGACATCGTTTTGCTGCTTTGAACCTAGCAATCCTCCAATATCATTTTGGACATAc TGAAGAAGCATTGGCCTCCCTAAAAGAAGCAATACAAGTTTCTCAAGAAGCGAACGATAACATTTGTTTACAGCATGCGCTTTCTTGGTTATATCGACTAACTAAGGTCAATGAAGATAAACTTATTATTCATTGTATATTGAAGAGCTCGGAATTGAGCTTAAGCTACACCGCTTCATTAGGATTACAAACTTTTGGTCAATATGGATGTTTGCATACAGGAAAAACTTATGCCATATTCGAG ACACTAGCTAAAAGCGATATGATCAACTGTCAACACAACTACAAAGATttaatttccaataattattcCATGAAATCATCACTTTGGCAACTTTACGGAAAAACAGAAATGTCATCGTTATGGAGTCAATTATTGTTATACCAAAACATGGATTCCCTTAGTCCTGGCAAAGCTTTCTATGGAGAAGGATACTGTCTTGCAGTTTGCAATATTGCAAATCATTTGCTAGTTGAAGGGGAATATGGTCTCGTAAACTGTGTATTAAATTTTGCAAAGAAGAG aTTTCCTCATCAACCTCAATCGAATGTTTGGATgttatgtgaaaatattttcgtcTTTACGAGATCTCTACATCATGAAAAATTCGCTGAAGCTGAATCGGCCGctcaaaaaattatggttatgGATAAATGGGAAGGATATTTGAGATTGGcagaagtatttttttataaaagagaTTATGTAGAAGCAGATAAATGTATTGAGATGCTTTTGAATCAGTATGAAAACGACAATACTTATAAGTTCAGCGATAG atattATTATGTAAgagcaaaaataataaagatggAGATTCAGTTTGCAACATCATATCCGGATTCTATTCCTTCAGGAATCATAACTGTTCTCAATAACTGTCTCATCGAATCTCAAACGTCCCAATTAGATTATCAGACTGCGTTAATTCATCTAATTTTGGCAAATTGTATGTTACATATAGGTCTAACAACACAAGCGTTAGGAGTTTTGGATAAGTGTTTAGTTCAA ATTTTGGGTCATGGTGGTTGCTACGACAGAGCAAGAGCGACGTTATTGTATGCAAAATGTTTAATAGCAGATTCTAGTAGACTATcaaatgaagaaagaaataaaGTGATAATGAGATGCGCACATATGTTAGAAAAAGTTAAAGATGAATTCAGTAAAGTAGAAGCTAAATACAGAGTTAAGGATGTGTTGTTTTTACAG AGTCAACTGTACCATTGGTTGAATATGAAGACCGAGAGAAATAAATGCGCCCTCGAGTATAGATTATTAGATGAGGAACATACTACTAAGAACATATACACtttagttaaatatatttag